One candidate division Zixibacteria bacterium HGW-Zixibacteria-1 DNA segment encodes these proteins:
- a CDS encoding adenine phosphoribosyltransferase, which produces MLMIDLKAVIRSVPDFPKKGIVFRDITTLLADPKAFKQALDLMENFCREKKAAKILGIESRGFIFGGALADRLGVSFIPARKSGKLPAKTIRCEYELEYGTDAIEIHADAVSEGENIVLVDDLVATGGTLEAVCKLVEKAGGKVAGIAVLIDLAFLPWREKIDKYDVLSLIKYESE; this is translated from the coding sequence ATATTAATGATTGATCTCAAAGCAGTTATCAGGTCCGTCCCCGATTTTCCCAAGAAGGGGATCGTTTTCAGGGATATAACAACGCTTCTCGCCGACCCCAAAGCCTTTAAGCAGGCGCTCGATTTGATGGAGAATTTCTGCCGTGAGAAAAAGGCGGCCAAAATCCTTGGAATAGAATCGCGCGGCTTTATTTTTGGTGGCGCCCTGGCCGATCGGCTTGGAGTCAGCTTTATTCCGGCCCGAAAATCTGGCAAACTTCCGGCCAAAACAATTCGTTGTGAATATGAACTGGAATATGGTACCGATGCGATCGAAATCCATGCCGACGCCGTCAGTGAGGGAGAAAACATCGTTCTGGTTGATGATCTGGTGGCCACCGGGGGAACCCTTGAGGCGGTCTGTAAACTGGTCGAAAAGGCTGGTGGAAAGGTGGCCGGGATTGCCGTTTTAATTGATTTGGCGTTCCTGCCATGGCGGGAAAAGATTGACAAATACGATGTTTTGAGTTTGATTAAATACGAGTCCGAGTAA
- a CDS encoding acylphosphatase, which produces MTFIGATAKVRGVVQGVGFRYWCLHLARDYGLNGYVSNMPDGSVEMKVEGDRGVVNDFLKEVRVGPTYAHVTDLKVDWYDTPQGFDDFIIRHGEY; this is translated from the coding sequence ACGGCCAAAGTTCGTGGAGTTGTCCAGGGAGTCGGATTTCGCTACTGGTGTCTGCATCTGGCCAGAGATTACGGCCTTAATGGTTATGTGAGCAATATGCCCGACGGCTCGGTGGAGATGAAAGTGGAGGGTGATCGCGGAGTTGTGAATGATTTTCTTAAAGAAGTCCGGGTGGGGCCGACCTATGCCCATGTGACCGACCTTAAAGTCGATTGGTATGATACCCCGCAGGGCTTCGATGATTTTATTATAAGGCATGGAGAATATTAA
- a CDS encoding glycoside hydrolase has protein sequence MSVSEKKRLKIAILWHMHQPFYLNPDTERFMMPWVRLHGLKDYLDMPLLAEKYGIKATFNLVPSLLDQIEMYGRGYTDRHMELSRLPARELNSAEKKEILRTFFSAQHATMIEPHARYQQLYRKKEGCGNDLNLAAEIFSASEWRDLQVWSNLVWIDPMFRDEYPVNHLFRKGRDYTEEDKSRLLDYEIELLKKIIPTYQRLLAENKIDVSFTPYYHPILPLLIDTDTARQAIAEIELPRIRFSHPEDARWQIEKSCEKYRALFGREMTGMWPSEGSVSEAAVKIINESGIKWIATDEEILQHSKMMPSSMKASPYFTYEYVGAPGTRIFFRDHGLSDKIGFVYSGWDAERAVLDFIQNLKLIRDQQKEQLDNVIIPIILDGENAWEYYPGDGYKFLSRLYEELAACDDIEVVSMTAAADSLKSKPLESLFAGSWINHNFRIWIGHGEDNRAWDLVSEARRVLVEYQKTAPETDADKIARAWRQIYISEGSDWCWWFGDDHLGAQNADFDLLFRAHLAAVYKILGLEVPVSLMQPIHRGELESFICLPESLITPRLDGLLTHYYEWSGAGSYDCLKAGGAMHRVDVYIKGIYFAFDHDSFYIRLDFDDDFDLVGINKCQIVIDFKDIGHRKIELEETPLRDMGDFAFSFKRVLEIKFNRKSLTGSGSGKIQFFVALYSGGELIEKWPFDEPISLELPERDKEIFWQV, from the coding sequence ATGAGTGTGTCGGAGAAAAAAAGACTCAAAATCGCGATTCTCTGGCATATGCACCAGCCCTTCTATCTTAATCCTGATACCGAACGGTTCATGATGCCATGGGTTCGTCTGCATGGCCTTAAGGATTATCTCGATATGCCGCTCCTGGCCGAGAAGTACGGTATTAAGGCCACTTTCAATCTGGTGCCGTCGCTGCTTGATCAGATTGAGATGTACGGCCGGGGTTACACCGATCGACACATGGAACTCTCCCGCCTTCCGGCGCGTGAACTTAACTCGGCCGAGAAGAAAGAAATTCTCCGGACATTCTTTTCCGCCCAGCATGCCACCATGATAGAACCGCACGCCCGCTATCAACAGTTGTACCGCAAAAAGGAAGGCTGTGGCAATGACCTCAACCTTGCCGCCGAAATCTTCTCCGCTTCGGAATGGCGCGACCTGCAGGTCTGGTCGAACCTTGTCTGGATCGACCCCATGTTCCGTGACGAATACCCGGTCAATCATCTTTTCCGAAAGGGACGGGATTATACCGAAGAAGACAAGAGCCGGCTGCTCGATTATGAAATCGAGTTGCTGAAAAAAATTATCCCGACATATCAGAGATTGCTGGCCGAAAATAAAATCGATGTCTCCTTTACGCCATATTACCATCCCATTCTGCCACTTCTGATCGACACCGATACGGCCCGACAGGCCATTGCCGAAATCGAACTGCCGCGGATTCGGTTCAGCCACCCGGAAGATGCCCGCTGGCAAATAGAAAAATCATGCGAAAAATATCGGGCGCTGTTCGGCAGGGAGATGACGGGGATGTGGCCCTCGGAAGGCTCGGTGTCCGAAGCGGCGGTGAAAATTATCAATGAATCCGGTATCAAATGGATCGCCACCGATGAGGAAATCCTGCAGCATTCAAAAATGATGCCGTCGTCGATGAAAGCCTCCCCGTATTTCACCTATGAGTACGTCGGGGCCCCGGGAACCAGAATCTTTTTCCGGGATCACGGCCTGTCCGATAAAATCGGTTTCGTTTATTCCGGATGGGATGCCGAAAGAGCCGTCCTGGATTTTATCCAGAATCTGAAACTAATTCGTGACCAGCAGAAAGAACAACTGGATAATGTCATCATCCCGATTATTCTGGATGGCGAAAACGCCTGGGAATATTACCCGGGAGACGGTTATAAATTCCTGTCCCGGCTTTATGAGGAACTGGCGGCCTGCGACGACATCGAGGTGGTTTCCATGACCGCTGCCGCCGACAGTCTGAAATCGAAACCGCTGGAGTCATTGTTTGCCGGTTCCTGGATCAATCATAATTTTAGAATCTGGATCGGGCATGGTGAAGATAATCGGGCGTGGGATCTGGTATCCGAGGCCCGCCGTGTTCTTGTTGAATATCAGAAAACCGCTCCTGAAACCGACGCCGACAAAATTGCGCGCGCCTGGCGTCAAATTTATATCTCCGAAGGCTCCGACTGGTGCTGGTGGTTCGGCGATGATCATCTCGGAGCCCAGAATGCCGACTTCGATTTACTCTTCCGGGCTCATCTGGCGGCCGTCTATAAAATACTCGGTCTGGAGGTTCCGGTGTCACTCATGCAGCCGATTCATCGGGGGGAACTGGAATCATTCATATGCCTGCCCGAATCGCTCATCACACCGCGGCTTGACGGCCTGCTGACGCACTATTATGAATGGAGCGGCGCCGGCAGTTATGATTGCCTTAAAGCGGGCGGAGCCATGCATCGTGTGGATGTCTATATCAAAGGGATATACTTCGCCTTCGATCATGACAGCTTTTATATTCGGCTTGACTTTGACGATGATTTTGATTTAGTTGGCATTAACAAGTGCCAAATTGTAATTGATTTCAAGGATATCGGTCACAGGAAGATCGAATTGGAGGAGACGCCGCTCAGAGATATGGGTGATTTTGCCTTCTCCTTTAAGCGGGTTCTGGAAATCAAGTTCAATCGAAAGAGTCTTACCGGATCCGGCAGCGGCAAAATTCAGTTTTTTGTGGCGCTCTATTCCGGCGGTGAGTTGATTGAAAAATGGCCTTTTGATGAGCCGATTTCCCTTGAACTTCCTGAAAGAGATAAAGAAATCTTTTGGCAGGTTTAA